A single genomic interval of Lathyrus oleraceus cultivar Zhongwan6 chromosome 7, CAAS_Psat_ZW6_1.0, whole genome shotgun sequence harbors:
- the LOC127103614 gene encoding 60S ribosomal protein L5, which translates to MDEEYEGNVEATGEDYSVEPADSRRPFRALLDVGLAKTTTGNRVSGALKGALDGGLDIPHSDKRFAGFDKEKQELDAEVHRKYIFGGHVSAYMKTLIEDEPEKYQTHFSEYIKKGIEADELEELYKKVHAAIRADPTIKKSEKKPPTQHKRYNLKKLLPQTAVKKHSH; encoded by the exons ATGGATGAAGAGTATGAGGGAAATGTTGAGGCTACTGGAGAGGACTATTCTGTGGAGCCAGCTGATTCCAGGAGGCCATTCCGTGCTCTTCTTGATGTTGGTCTTGCTAAGACCACAACTGGAAACCGTGTCTCTGGTGCTCTGAAGGGTGCACTGGATGGTGGTTTGGATATTCCTCACAGTGACAAAAG GTTTGCTGGTTTTGATAAGGAAAAGCAGGAGCTTGATGCTGAGGTTCACCGCAAATATATCTTTGGTGGACATGTTTCTGCCTATATGAAGACTTTGATTGAAGACGAACCAGAGAAATATCAGACTCATTTCAGTGAGTATATTAAGAAGGGAATCGAAGCTGATGAACTTGAGGAGCTTTACAAGAAGGTTCATGCTGCCATCCGTGCAGACCCGACCATTAAGAAATCTGAGAAGAAGCCTCCAACACAGCACAAGAGATATAATCTGAAGAAGCTTTTACCCCAAACTGCAGTAAAAAAACATAGCCATTAG